The Stigmatella ashevillena genomic sequence CGGGAGAGTTGCAGCAGGGCGCCCAGGGCGCGCGTGTCACCGAGGTAGGCCAGCGCCTGGGCGCCGAGCGCCGCGGTGTCCGGGGTGCGGCACGCCATGGCGGCCAGCAGCGGCTCCAGGTCCGCCTCGGTGAGCTCCGCCCCGGCCTGTCCCACGCCGGGGAGCTGGGCCCTCGCGGCCTGGGCCTCGGCGTTGGAGACGGGCTTGTCCTTGTCCGGAGTGGCCTGGGCCGAAGGCGTCCGGGACAGGCGGGCCAGCCTGCGGCCCACGTCGAGCCCCGAGCGGACGAAGTCTGGATCCAGCTTCTCCAGGGCCTGGGCGAGCGCGCGGCGCTCCATCACGCGCAACAGGAAGGCGATGTGGCGCACGTCGGCGTTCGCATCGTCCAGGGAGCGGGCCACCAGGGGCTGGAGCGAAGCGGAGCCGAGCTGCCCGGCCCAGGCCGCGCGCAGCAGCACCTCGGTCTTGAGGGGAGCGGGGCCTCGTTCGAAGGCCGTCCGAAGGGGCTCGGTGCTGCCTTCGGGGGAGGCCTGGGTGAGGGCGTCCAGGGCGGCGAGCCCCACGGAAGGATCCGGATCCGAGAGCTTGCCGGCGATGAGGCCGGGCACCAGGGGAGAGGAGCCCGCGAGCGCGGCGAGCCGCCGCAGACCTGCGGCCCGCATGTCCGCGTGGCGCGACTCGAGCGCGGCGCGCGGGGCGGCCAGGGGGGATTCCTCCAGTGTGGCCAGGGCCTCCAGCGCGGCGGCGCGGACGGCGGGAAACTCATCCTCGAGCCGCTCGCGCAGCTTGGGGCGGGCGCCGGTCCGGCCCTTCGCGGCCAGCTCGGAGGCGGCCAGCGCGCGCACCGCGGCGTCGCGGTCCGAGGAGAGCACCTGGAGGACGAAGCTCAGGGCTTCGGGCTCTTCCAGTGCGGCGGCCTCGCGGACGGCGGCCTCGCGGCGGGGACGGCCCTCCTCCAGGGCATCGTTCAGGGCATCGATGCCGTGGGCGTAGCTGAGCCGCTCGTCCGTGGGGGTGCCGTCAGGGGCCACGGTGATGCGGAGCACCTTGCGCAGGTCTCCGCCGGTGAAGGCATGGCCCAGGACCGTCTTGGCCTGACGGGGGTTGGCGGGGGGCGCGAAGACGAGCGCATGCAGCGGCTTGCTGCCGCCATCGAAGCTGCGGGGTTTGCGGCGCTCGTCCAGGCGCCACACCTTCACTTGGCCATCGGCCCCGGCGGTCCAGAAGCGGTCCTTGGCCTCCTGGCCGGGCTCGGCTGCGGGGGTGGGCGGGAAGAGCAGGGCGAGCACGGGGCCTGCATGGCCAGAGTCCTTGTCCCCGCGCGTCTCGAATTCCACGGCGCCGGCGAGGTACCAGATGCGGATGCGGCCATCGTCTCCCGCGGACACGAGTCGGCCATCCCGGGGGGTGAAGGCGAGGGCGCGCACGGGGCCGTCATGGCCGGGCATGTCACGCTGGGCGCTGGAGGCGAGGGTGAAGGAACGGACGACGGCGTCATCACCCGCGCAGGCGACGGTGGCGTGGTTCGGAGCGACAGCGACGGCGCGCAGCGGCTGGGCGGAGGCCTGCCATTCCTGGAGCTTCGAGCCGGACGCCAGGGCCCAGGCCCGCAGGGCGCCATCCATGCCCACGGAGTAGAGGCGCTGGCCGTTGAGGCCGAGGGCCAGGGCGGTGCAGCCGCCAGGGTGGGCTCCGGCCAGCTCGAGTTCCTGCGTGCCATCGCCGAGGGCGCCCACGCGCACGGTGCCATCCGCGCCGGCAGCCACCCAGCGCTCGCCGGCGAGCGCCAGGGCGAGGATGGCAGAGGGAAGCTCCACGCTCCACAGCACCTTGTTGGCGGCGAAGTCGTACGCGGTGAGCTTGCTGGCGGAGGTGGCGCGCGTGCCGCCCACGAGGAGCACCCGGCCGTTGGCCGCGAGCGCCCGTACCTTCTCGATGTTGCCGATGGCGAGGTTGGCCATGTCGCTCTGAAGCCTCCGGTGCGGCGAGGGTGCGGTGCGTGATGCCGCACTCCGGGTGACTCATGGCACACTGCGCGGTGCCAAGGAGCCGCCGGTTTAGCACAGGCCCTTAGGCGGAAGGGGCAGCAGATGAGGGACGGCTTTTACGAACATTTCAAGGAAGACAGCTCTCTGTGCTAGAAAGTCGTGACGTTGAGGAGGGAGGCTGGAGGGTCATGCAGAGACATCGTTGGGCGCTCGGGTTGCGGCTCTTTTCCTGGGATGTGCCCTGCGCCAGGGCGCAAGCCAGAGCCCGTCTTCGCCATGAAGGAGGATGGTGCGGTTTGGGTTAAAGGTCCCTGGGAAGAGATCCACCCCTCGGCGGACGTGGATGAAGTCATTGATCAGCTTTGTCCCATCATTACGCAGCTCCCGCTCGCGACGGCCCGGGACCATGGCCAAGAGTACTGCGGCGTTCTCTACTGGATGCCGGATGGCAAGTCTTACGCGAGTCATGCGTCATCGCTGGGGAAGGTGCTGACGCTGGGACCTTCGCGAAAGAAGACCTGCCGCGTTCCAGTGGAAGTCCGTGATGACCGGGGGAAGGCCCATCTTCGTGCTGACTTTCACAGTCATCCCTGGCGGCCGTCACCCATTTCGCCAGAGGACATGTTCGCGAAGAATCAGGTTTTTTCGATTCGCATTCAGTTCGATGCCGGGTGCCGTGTGCTCAAGTACCTTCCGTTTCGAGAGGAAAATCGTCCGGGAGAGTTGTACGAGCGCCAAGGCCAGAAGTGGCGTCTTGTCGGCGTCGTGAAGCCTGAGAACAAGGCGATTGGAAAAGTGACGGAGGTGGCGCCATGAGCGGCCGGTGGGCTGTGTGGGTCAGTTTGTTTTCGCTTCTCCTCACGTCGTGTGCGCTTTTGAAAAAGCCGCCGCGTCCCGCGTATGCCGCGCCAGAAGAGGCTGCGGCGGTGGAGTTTCCGCTCACGGTTCCCGAAAAAACCACGAACCTGGACGGGGTCACCCTTCGTGCCATCAATCTTGCGTTGGAGGATTTCTTGCCCTGGGATCGGGAGCCTCCCAGAGACGCCTCCCGCGAAGATGTCTGCTTCTACCAGAGGGATTCCTACGACGTCATGGCTTGGCCAGGACGGGAGCATCAGGTCTTGGTGAGCATCTCCCTCCGGCCGGAGACATGCGATCGCAGCCCTTCACCCCTGCTGGATGTGGGGGCTCGTTATGCAGTGGATACCCAAGCGTGGCGCATCTTGGCTGTTCAACGATAGGAACAACCTGAGGAGAACTCTGGCGTGCAGACAATCAGAAGTGTTGTGACGGGTGTGGCCTCCTTCCTGGCGGTCCTGTCCTCGGTGGGCGTTTCGCCGGACGCTTCGGCCCTGCCACTGACCGGCGTGTACCGGGGCGAGGTCTACTCTCAGCCCAACACCGTCAACGCGTACTCCACGTGGCTCGGCTACAACGTCACCCTGGGCCAGGGCCATCAGGCCAAGGACAGCTGGGCCAACATCGAGAATCCCACATGGCAGCTCCAGTCCTGGGGCAACTGGGTTCGCGCCCAGCCGGGCCGGAGGCTCAACTACTCGGTTTCCATGTTCCCCAGCGGGCAGGGCTCGCTGGCCGAGTGCGCACAGGGGCTCTACGACTTCCGCTTCAAGGCGCTCGCGAACAACATGGCCTCCTACGGCCTTCAGAACAGCATCCTCCGTCTGGGCTGGGAGTTCAGCGGCAGCTGGATGCCGTGGTACTCCGGCGGCGGGCGACAAGCGAACTTCGCGGCCTGCTTCCGCCGCATCGTGACGGCCATGCGCACCGCCCAGCCTGCCGCGGGCTTCCAGTTCGACTGGAACCCCAACTACGACATTGCCTCCAGCGACCTGGCGGCCACCTATCCCGGGGATGCGTATGTCGATTACATCGGCCTGGACATGTACGACCAGGGCTGGAACGGCCTCTACCCGGTTCCGGCGGGCTGTACGGGCTCATGCGAGCTGGGCCGTTGGCAGACCGTCTGGAACAACCAGTTCGCGCCCGCGCTGACCCAGTTCCGCACCTTCGCGCAATCCCATGGCAAGCCGCTGTCGATTCCGGAGTGGGGCGTGAACGACGCCCTCACCACGGGCGGCGGGGATGACACCCATTACGTGAAGCAGATGCTGGCGTTCATTTTCGATCCCGCCAACAACGTGGCGTACCACTCGTATTTCGATGTCCAGGCCGGAGATGGCCACCACCAGCTCTCCAATGTGGACAACGCGGGCGGCAACACCTTCCGGACGGAGTTCCCCAACGCGGCCGCCGTCTTCAAGAACCACTACGCGGGCCTGAACGCTTCGGTCTCGGCGAGCAAAGCCACGGTGAGCCCCGCCACGGTGACGCGGGGCTCAAGCTTCCAGGTGGCCGGGTCGGTGACCTCTTCGGCGGCCACCACCGTGGTGGTGAAGTATGAGATTCGCTCCACCACCACCCTGGCGCTGTCGGACTGGTCGAAGACCTTGCTCTACCGGAACGACACCCTCTTCACCGCGAACTGACGGGCGGCATGGCCATGGCGGCCGGGGTGAGTTCCAGGTGGAGGCCCTTCTCGGTGAGGCCGATGGATCGCACTCCCCCCGTGGCCGCTGTCCCCAGGTGAAAGCCTGCCTGGGTCTTGGCCGCCAGGACTGCCTGGGGGAAGCCGGGCAGCCGGGGGCCCTTGGTGGCCATGGCCGTCCGGCCGCCGAGAGCCGTCAGGGCCACCAGGACGAGGACGCGTGTTCCATTGTCGCCCAACACCTCCCCGAAGCGGCGCCCCGCCTTCTCCAACTCCTCGAAGGAGCGGGCCTTCGTGGCTGCTTCCGTGAGAGGCCCCCAGGCCCTCACCAGCGCCCACACCGTGTCCGTGCCCAGGTAGGCCACCAGGTAGGCGGAGATCGCGATGGCGATGCCCTGGGTGACGGGCCGGGGCGCAGTCAGGTGTTCCATGTACGCCCCCAGCGCGGAGGTAAGCATGGACTTGAGGGCGATGGGGTTGACGGATTCCTGGGAGGCCTCGGGGGTGTCCTTCCAGGCCGCGTCCCACGCGAAAGACAAGGCGATCTCCCGCCGGGCCCGCGCATCCAGGATGAAGCCATGGCCCAGCAAAGACAGACAGTCCTCGGGGCTCTCCTGGCGCTTGCACCAGGGCTGGTAGGTGGGGGCCCGGCCCGCGGTCATGGGGGCGGGGAGAGGCTCCCACGATGTGAGGACGACGCGCTCCTCCAACGGCTCGCGATGCAACGGCAGGGACATGTTCAGGAGCAGCTCGGTGACCGCCCGTGCGAAATCGTCCGGGCGAATCTCCACGGGTCTCGCGTCAGCAGGCGGGGTGAAGACGTGCGACTGGCCCCTCCCGGTGTCCAGACGCACGATTCGGGGGGTGGCGCAGCCCGCCACGAGCATCCCCAACATCAGCAATGTCCACCCTTGCAGTCTCATGCCATCCCCTCCGTGTGGCGGTCTGTCTCCAATGACAGAGGGACGAAAAATACAGGGCGGATCTGACGTTTCAGAAAGCAGGTTTCCGGTCCGGAGCGGGGCTGTCCTAACCCTGGGAGGGGGCCACGCGGGTACGGCACCGCACTTCGGCGGCGCGCGCTTGCATCGCCTCCTTGGTTCGGCCCGCCTGCTCCATGAGAAGCGCCGCGCGCGCGTAGTGGTCCGCGGCTTGCTCCAAGGGGAGCACCTGCTCCTCCGAGCGCGCTGCCGCGAGCAGGTGTGGCAAGGCACGCTCCACCGCGCCTGCCTCCAGCCAGTGGTGCGCCAGGACGAGGGGCGGTGCGCGCTCGTTCTCGAACACCGTGGCGAGCCGCCCATGCAGCGTCCGCGCGGCGGCGGGCAGGAGGCTGGCGAGGACGGCTTCCCGCACCAGATCATGGCTGAAGCGCTCGCCCATCAGGACCTGGGCGGTTTCGAGCTCTGCCAGCGCGATGTGGACGGGGCTGACGGACACCTGGAGCACCTCGGGGACGAGCGCGGCCTTGAAGTGGGCCCCCGCCAGGGCGGCGAGCTGGGCGCTCTGCAAGGCCAGCGGCGAGAGGTGCTCCAGGCGGCGCCGGATGAGGGGGCCCACGCGGCCGGGGGGAGGCAGGCGGCTGGGCCAGTCCTGGGCGAGCGCGTCCGTTTCGATCAAGTGCTTGAGCGTCTCGACGATGTAGAGCGGGTTGCCACCGGTGTACCGGGACAGGGCCTCGGCATGGCGCTCGGCGCCCGGCAGCTCCAGGCCCGCCAGCAATTGCCTCACCTCTTCGGGACCGAGCGGACCCAGCTCGATGATGCGCGCCCACCCTTCGTCCACGAGCTGATGGATGTAGGTCTGCGCGTAGGGGGGAAGTTCCCCGCGCCGGTAACAATCCATGAAGCGCGGCCCCGGGGCGCCCCGCTCGCCGGCCTCGGACAGGCGGCTGATGGCATACGTGAAGGCCTTGGCGCTGGCCTTGTCCCAGTACTGCACGTCATCCGCGATGCTGAGGGTCTCGTGCTGGTGCAGTAGCCGGATTGCCTCCACCTGCGCATCGTAGAAGCGCAGCATGCTGGACTCGGAGTCCAGGGGAAGCAGCGGGCGGGGGCTTCCCAACTCCGGGAGAATGCGCGACAGCTCGTCGCGGACCCACTCCGGCAG encodes the following:
- a CDS encoding glycoside hydrolase family 26 protein; the encoded protein is MQTIRSVVTGVASFLAVLSSVGVSPDASALPLTGVYRGEVYSQPNTVNAYSTWLGYNVTLGQGHQAKDSWANIENPTWQLQSWGNWVRAQPGRRLNYSVSMFPSGQGSLAECAQGLYDFRFKALANNMASYGLQNSILRLGWEFSGSWMPWYSGGGRQANFAACFRRIVTAMRTAQPAAGFQFDWNPNYDIASSDLAATYPGDAYVDYIGLDMYDQGWNGLYPVPAGCTGSCELGRWQTVWNNQFAPALTQFRTFAQSHGKPLSIPEWGVNDALTTGGGDDTHYVKQMLAFIFDPANNVAYHSYFDVQAGDGHHQLSNVDNAGGNTFRTEFPNAAAVFKNHYAGLNASVSASKATVSPATVTRGSSFQVAGSVTSSAATTVVVKYEIRSTTTLALSDWSKTLLYRNDTLFTAN
- the sitA5 gene encoding SitA5 family polymorphic toxin, which gives rise to MRLQGWTLLMLGMLVAGCATPRIVRLDTGRGQSHVFTPPADARPVEIRPDDFARAVTELLLNMSLPLHREPLEERVVLTSWEPLPAPMTAGRAPTYQPWCKRQESPEDCLSLLGHGFILDARARREIALSFAWDAAWKDTPEASQESVNPIALKSMLTSALGAYMEHLTAPRPVTQGIAIAISAYLVAYLGTDTVWALVRAWGPLTEAATKARSFEELEKAGRRFGEVLGDNGTRVLVLVALTALGGRTAMATKGPRLPGFPQAVLAAKTQAGFHLGTAATGGVRSIGLTEKGLHLELTPAAMAMPPVSSR
- a CDS encoding ATP-binding protein, which produces MADVNWRAQVLGLAQVWGPDGQRLRLERRAAALLAYLGLEGPSPKFPLASLLWPDSPAATVRNNMRQLLRRLRLTSGGGEWVEADAERLALNASLALDAARMKAAALARQHAHVLEALSPEGGSALLAGFDFDDCPELARWLDGARSAVEGWVRKAREAEIERHTAQGNWTAALALAQAWVQHEPESEQAGSHLIRLHYLQGDRGAALTAFERLRSVLARELGVTPMPDTLALVRQIERGTQLPHAPALPRAALPLSVLRPPVLAGREAAWRQLEEGWRTGQMLFISGEPGTGKSRLAEEFANTQGRWGRIEGRAGDQDIPFASEARAFRTQMARWPEVKLPEWVRDELSRILPELGSPRPLLPLDSESSMLRFYDAQVEAIRLLHQHETLSIADDVQYWDKASAKAFTYAISRLSEAGERGAPGPRFMDCYRRGELPPYAQTYIHQLVDEGWARIIELGPLGPEEVRQLLAGLELPGAERHAEALSRYTGGNPLYIVETLKHLIETDALAQDWPSRLPPPGRVGPLIRRRLEHLSPLALQSAQLAALAGAHFKAALVPEVLQVSVSPVHIALAELETAQVLMGERFSHDLVREAVLASLLPAAARTLHGRLATVFENERAPPLVLAHHWLEAGAVERALPHLLAAARSEEQVLPLEQAADHYARAALLMEQAGRTKEAMQARAAEVRCRTRVAPSQG